Proteins found in one Miscanthus floridulus cultivar M001 chromosome 4, ASM1932011v1, whole genome shotgun sequence genomic segment:
- the LOC136550116 gene encoding uncharacterized protein isoform X1, whose product MNGAPWPSRWPPPAAPAAPVPPLPSQMDGVTLRHLLRPFAAQEAAAAGRVAAAPEHLVANHLTSQSGLPARAGPDNELLAQVPGSYSTFGLAPDLTRANASNAAADIIDLTRAAPLSSAATLPKYPRHGLSASSSNEQSSIGALFLNKSANGMGTFTGESSANEGIANGGVQFQDSSVHALQKLPFKSMTHQHPTLPGDRIRVTCMNVGGEFFVGEAGLFGVICLCHRLRMSVAKFCEHAGGTPENAGEIVRVENGMSIAQWFKFCIGVGGSIANTRWDWPEWACMKSSPEEHILKSLASRNSGTGKMGLFGRFGKITGSMNKPAYSGDLSIEGGGRTNVEKLVNGSDETYYRKNVDVHEAFTKNSALLQNSATMNLGLAKNHPLHALDLNPLTTPSGSPHFEASMGRHYNGNHLAHSYGIRLEKNFDASFCNPMPRSTGVLNHDSRACRPNFPHKTFQDTVSNASNTELKLGQSSYHQSMTTRFPLGQSAMIEFQKPQTHRPPINQNPCPKQATKINKSLSEHNEPSISTGNKKQPLEVVNGTKHSEGDELMDDTSKNSFISLFLSHLERNNTPEPIDDILNSNEHYLPKALDVACGSDHPESATRQIETRAANDNHSKLTSAIDHMKRRSEGISLSVACSGYNPQDASHPKSQEHLIHGDSLSHLLPSQPNTGISKISARVSCHANCMSCTHVGNKSHQVAHGEIGIPCFYDKMARGHGTFERVDDCTHRSLRAFAKISCENGKSCCSSRQLLPSFCQNDQSTLGKSICGCCCKIQEDVSKLGFIPGHLCRTHFSSDVGPVLANKPTLEGLDEFCACSTSTQRSSLCSREYILQSSCYSCPIDGLHCRSSMGHAADSFTKHSLFDALNTKERGSCCNGRCCYSVVPKCLSSCGFTKHCDVRIDQIGHAAPKGKHQLQMPTRCCTLGENEKLTCQCLSNKIAVRNLSQTSHCKDVSDKVMNQPSIAIPERLENVSEASVADDSSSKAVAEKKDAYRDSVVSKGQPNFGFSSGSSSIIVTKFQTSPEFNNVSSSTAKHSKHKNLCDEGSRIEKCSSSSYVPTSTGCEEPLNSFAKSELGPSRVKRKCNQISEGRRLEEKDKEEHCFELPKKTRTLRCPVKGSESDDCTRASSQSTQKGGYQPQNEVNSFSCRVLRTKRKHPIMHLNKPVKRLHSQNKFFEGDEQPDAKGNFLGGLNSSDRKRQVEDIRTPDRTKHHQEGSRAFVRKLPKYVSLNCIVNEPNTNSEGACSGSGGIDSSLIATGITNDNRKSPKIVPLSLVLKKAKRCHVVKLCKTESTHLYEEKSSDCSVNSSDYSIDKYSVDDENCSPQAEYELQDSKRSRYSSNDLRSHVAHHKRTSGVIGEDGSLGLTDVETNRLSISSSSNGTKNRRTSVSLTRIRRHKKFRSKSTCYSGSDKDNAALAQEVNARRYSGRLNSDAPCCVCAISDLEPCNRLIECSKCYIKVHQACYGVLKVPRGQWFCRPCKTNTMNTVCVLCGYGGGAMTRALKTKNILKSLLKGLMTTERSENYVDSLGNASSECTSLRNAVDSAHGDSIMNAENITSNSWSSVKHNSSLLGPRTMQWVHMVCGLWTPGTKCPNATTMSAFDVSGASPAKRNTACSICDRTGGSFIKCRDVNCLVLFHAWCAHQRGLLQSVPEGEHNENVGFYGRCMDHAIDFSSHVNPKKEYLRSNNFTCARTEGFKGRKGEGFSDSSHKKYEEYSGEFSVSQEQINAWLRINGSKPCGRGQKEYIHYKQLKGWKHLVVYKSGIHGLGLYTSVFIPRGSMVVEYVGEIVGQRVADKREIEYQSGKRQQYKSACYFFKIDREHIIDATRKGGIARFVNHSCQPNCVAKIISVRNEKKVMFFAERHINPGEEITYDYHFNREDEGQRIPCFCRSRYCRRYLN is encoded by the exons ATGAACGGCGCGCCGTGGCCCTCGCGGTGGCCTCCGCCGGCGGCCCCCGCTGCGCCGGTGCCACCGCTGCCGAGCCAG ATGGACGGCGTCACTCTGCGCCACCTGCTCCGCCCCTTCGCCGCGCAGGAGGCCGCGGCGGCCGGCCGAGTGGCAGCAGCGCCAGAGCACCTGGTCGCAAATCATTTGACCTCGCAATCCGGCCTACCTGCGAGAGCGGGGCCGGACAATGAGTTGCTTGCTCAAGTTCCGGGGAGCTATTCCACTTTCGGTCTTGCGCCGGACCTTACTCGGGCAAATGCGAGCAATGCTGCTGCTGATATCATTGATCTTACTCGGGCTGCTCCGCTCAGCAGTGCTGCCACTCTGCCCAAGTATCCGAGACATGGATTGTCAGCTAGCAGTAGCAATGAGCAGTCCTCTATTGGAGCGCTTTTCCTGAACAAAAGTGCTAATGGGATGGGCACTTTTACCGGGGAAAGTTCGGCTAACGAAG GAATAGCAAATGGTGGTGTGCAGTTTCAGGACTCAAGTGTCCATGCACTGCAGAAATTGCCATTCAAATCGATGACTCATCAGCATCCTACACTGCCTGGTGATCGTATCCGTGTCACCTGTATGAATGTTG GTGGAGAGTTCTTTGTGGGTGAAGCTGGGCTTTTTGGAGTCATTTGCTTGTGTCATCGGTTGCGAATGTCTGTAGCTAAATTCTGTGAG CATGCTGGAGGAACTCCAGAAAATGCTGGTGAAATTGTCCGCGTGGAGAATGGCATGAGTATTGCACAATGGTTCAAATTCTGCATAGGG GTGGGAGGATCTATTGCTAACACCAGGTGGGATTGGCCAGAATGGGCATGTATGAAAAGTTCTCCAGAAGAACACATATTGAAAAGTCTTGCATCAAGAAACAGCGGAACAGGAAAAATGgggttatttggtagatttggaAAAATCACTGGATCTATGAACAAACCAGCTTATTCCGGTGATCTGTCCATTGAGGGTGGAGGACGCACTAATGTTGAGAAGCTAGTAAACGGGTCAGATGAAACATATTACAGAAAGAATGTTGATGTGCACGAAGCTTTTACAAAGAACTCTGCTTTGCTTCAGAATTCCGCTACGATGAATTTAGGGCTCGCTAAAAACCATCCACTTCATGCGTTGGACTTGAACCCACTTACCACTCCTAGTGGAAGCCCACACTTTGAAGCAAGCATGGGAAGACattacaatggaaatcatttggCCCATAGTTATGGAATCCGTTTGGAGAAAAACTTTGATGCGTCCTTTTGTAATCCTATGCCACGTTCTACAGGAGTTCTGAACCATGATAGTAGGGCGTGCAGACCAAATTTCCCCCATAAAACATTCCAGGACACTGTGAGCAATGCTTCAAACACTGAATTAAAGCTTGGGCAATCTTCTTATCATCAATCTATGACTACTCGTTTTCCATTGGGGCAGTCAGCGATGATTGAATTTCAGAAACCTCAGACACATAGGCCACCGATAAATCAAA ATCCTTGTCCAAAGCAAGCAACAAAGATCAACAAAAGTCTATCTGAACATAATGAACCATCCATTAGTACTGGAAATAAGAAGCAACCGCTTGAAGTTGTTAATGGCACGAAGCATTCTGAAGGTGATGAGCTTATGGATGATACATCCAAGAATTCATTTATCTCATTATTTCTTTCACACCTTGAGAGGAATAATACACCTGAACCCATCGATGACATTCTCAACAGTAATGAGCACTATCTTCCTAAGGCCCTGGATGTTGCATGTGGTTCTGATCATCCAGAAAGTGCCACTAGACAGATTGAAACAAGGGCGGCTAATGATAATCACTCAAAGTTGACCTCAGCCATTGATCATATGAAAAGGAGATCAGAGGGCATTTCTCTTTCAGTGGCTTGTTCTGGATACAATCCTCAAGATGCATCCCATCCTAAGAGTCAGGAACATTTGATTCAtggtgattccctgtcacattTGCTGCCTAGTCAACCTAACACTGGAATCTCGAAAATTTCTGCAAGGGTTTCATGTCATGCAAATTGCATGAGCTGCACTCATGTGGGTAATAAATCCCATCAGGTTGCACATGGTGAGATTGGGATTCCCTGTTTCTATGATAAAATG GCCAGGGGCCATGGTACTTTTGAGCGAGTTGATGACTGCACACATAGAAGTTTGAGAGCTTTTGCAAAAATCAGCTGCGAGAATGGGAAATCTTGTTGTTCTTCTCGGCAGCTTCTACCTAGCTTTTGCCAAAATGATCAGTCAACACTGGGAAAATCGATTTGTGGATGCTGTTGCAAAATTCAGGAAGATGTTTCCAAGCTTGGTTTTATACCTGGTCACTTGTGCAGGACTCATTTTTCTAGTGATGTTGGTCCAGTTCTAGCCAATAAGCCTACTCTTGAAG gGCTAGATGAATTTTGTGCTTGCTCCACTTCTACACAAAGATCATCATTATGTTCTCGGGAATACATCTTGCAGTCTTCCTGTTACTCATGTCCCATTGATGGACTGCACTGCAGAAG TTCTATGGGACATGCAGCAGATAGCTTCACAAAACACTCTCTATTTGATGCTCTTAATACAAAAGAACGAGGTTCTTGTTGCAATGGAAGATGCTGCTACTCTGTAGTACCAAAATGTTTGTCTAGTTGTGGCTTTACAAAACACTGTGATGTCAGAATTGACCAAATAGGTCATGCTGCACCTAAAGGCAAACATCAGCTGCAAATGCCTACCAGATGCTGCACACTGGGGGAGAACGAGAAGTTAACATGCCAATGCTTAAGCAATAAAATAGCTGTAAGAAACTTGTCTCAAACTTCTCATTGTAAAGATGTCTCCGATAAAGTAATGAACCAGCCTTCCATTGCTATACCGGAGAGACTGGAGAATGTATCCGAAGCTTCAGTGGCTGATGACAGTTCATCCAAAGCTGTAGCAGAGAAAAAGGATGCTTATAGAGATTCTGTAGTATCTAAAGGACAGCCAAATTTTGGTTTTTCATCTGGATCGTCAAGCATTATAGTGACAAAGTTTCAAACGTCTCCTGAATTTAACAATGTATCCTCCTCTACTGCTAAACATAGCAAACATAAAAATCTATGTGATGAAGGATCAAGAATCGAGAAATGTTCATCATCCAGCTATGTTCCTACCAGTACAGGATGTGAAGAACCCCTAAATAGTTTTGCCAAATCTGAGCTGGGCCCATCTAGAGTGAAGCGCAAATGTAATCAGATTTCTGAGGGAAGGAGACTGGAAGAAAAGGATAAAGAGGAGCATTGTTTTGAACTGCCAAAAAAGACTAGAACGTTGAGGTGCCCTGTTAAAGGTTCTGAATCAGATGATTGTACTAGGGCTAGTTCCCAGTCGACCCAAAAGGGGGGTTATCAACCACAAAATGAGGTTAACTCATTTTCTTGCAGGGTGTTGAGAACGAAGCGGAAACATCCTATTATGCATCTGAATAAGCCTGTGAAACGGCTTCACAGCCAGAACAAGTTTTTCGAAGGTGATGAGCAACCAGATGCCAAGGGCAATTTTCTTGGTGGATTAAATTCCTCTGATAGAAAAAGGCAAGTAGAGGATATACGCACTCCGGATAGAACAAAGCATCACCAGGAAGGGAGTCGAGCATTTGTCCGCAAACTGCCTAAATATGTGTCTCTGAATTGCATTGTTAATGAACCTAACACTAACAGTGAAGGTGCTTGCAGCGGGAGTGGTGGGATTGATTCTAGTTTAATTGCTACAGGGATTACAAACGATAACCGGAAATCTCCCAAAATTGTTCCTCTCAGTCTGGTTCTTAAAAAGGCTAAGAGATGCCATGTTGTTAAACTCTGTAAGACAGAAAGCACCCACTTGTATGAGGAGAAAAGCTCAGATTGTTCTGTGAACAGCTCAGATTATTCTATAGATAAGTATTCCGTTGATGATGAAAATTGCAGTCCACAAGCTGAATATGAACTGCAGGATTCCAAAAGGAGCAGGTATTCATCTAATGATTTGAGGTCACATGTGGCTCACCACAAAAGAACATCTGGTG TTAttggagaagatggctctcttggTCTAACAGATGTGGAAACAAATCGCCTGTCAATATCATCATCAAGTAATG GGACTAAAAATCGAAGAACAAGTGTATCCCTTACTAGGATTAGGAGGCATAAGAAATTCAGAAGCAAATCAACATGCTATTCTGGCAGTGACAAAGACAATGCTGCGCTAGCCCAGGAAGTGAATGCTAGGAG ATACAGTGGAAGGCTCAACTCAGATGCTCCATGCTGTGTTTGTGCGATCTCAGATCTGGAGCCTTGCAATCGATTGATAGAGTGCAGCAAGTGCTATATCAAA GTGCACCAAGCCTGCTATGGTGTTCTAAAAGTTCCTAGAGGTCAATGGTTTTGCAGACCCTGCAAGACTAATACCATGAACACA GTCTGTGTGCTGTGTGGTTATGGAGGTGGAGCTATGACAAGGGCACTGAAAACCAAGAACATTCTGAAAAGTTTGCTCAAAGGTTTGATGACTACAGAAAGATCAGAAAATTATGTTGATTCCTTAGGAAATGCAAGCAGTGAGTGTACAA GCTTGCGAAATGCAGTAGACAGTGCACATGGGGATAGCATTATGAATGCGGAGAACATCACCAGCAATTCCTGGAGCTCTGTTAAACACAATTCGAGTTTACTTGGACCACGAACAATGCAGTGGGTTCACATGGTCTGTGGGCTGTGGACACCTGGCACAAAATGCCCAAATGCCACCACAATGAGCGCTTTTGATGTTTCAGGCGCTTCACCTGCCAAGAGAAATACT GCATGTTCAATATGTGACAGAACTGGGGGCTCATTTATCAAGTGCCGAGATGTAAATTGTTTGGTACTCTTTCATGCTTGGTGTGCACATCAGAGG GGTTTGCTGCAAAGTGTGCCTGAAGGTGAGCACAATGAAAATGTTGGCTTTTATGGGCGATGCATGGATCACGCCATTGATTTTTCTAGTCACGTTAATCCTAAGAAAGAATACTTGAGAAGCAACAATTTTACATGTGCACGTACAGAG GGTTTTAAAGGCCGAAAGGGAGAAGGCTTTTCTGATAGTAGTCATAAGAAATATGAAGAGTACAGTGGTGAGTTCAGTGTTTCCCAAGAACAGATAAATGCTTGGTTACGCATAAATGGTTCAAAGCCTTGCGGAAGAGGACAG AAGGAGTACATCCATTACAAGCAGTTAAAAGGGTGGAAGCATTTGGTTGTGTACAAATCTGGCATACATGGACTTGGTCTCTACACATCAGTCTTTATTCCACGCGGCTCTATG GTTGTAGAGTATGTGGGTGAAATTGTTGGGCAACGGGTTGCTGACAAAAGAGAGATCGAATACCAGTCCGGGAAACGGCAACAATATAAGAGTGCATGTTATTTCTTTAAGATTGACAGGGAGCATATTATTGATGCCACCCGCAAAGGTGGGATTGCAAGATTCGTCAATCATTCATGCCAG CCAAACTGCGTTGCGAAAATAATCTCTGTCAGGAATGAAAAGAAG GTAATGTTCTTTGCAGAACGGCACATAAACCCAGGGGAGGAAATTACGTACGATTACCACTTTAACCGGGAAGATGAAGGCCAGAGGATCCCTTGCTTTTGTAGATCAAGATACTGCAGGCGGTACCTCAATTAG